From the genome of Adhaeribacter pallidiroseus:
TCCTTCCTTTGTACACGATACCCAAAAGCGGCTGGAGTATACTTTTTTTAACGGAGCCAGCAGTTTTCCGGGCTTAAAAGAATACCGGGGTTTTGATGACCGGAACTTACGCGGAAGGGGCTTTAATGTGGAAGCAGTAAGCTTAGAAGCTAACCCGGTAGCGGTGCGGTTATATCCGGAAAAAAACCGGTCTCGGGATGTGTACTCCCAGGATGTAGATATTAATGGTAAAGTGGTATACGAAAACCGGCGATTTGGCAGTACCAACACCGGCGACCCCGATTACGTGGAAACCCAGTTTACATTAGCCGCTCCCGAGAAAGCACCCGGCGAAGTTTTTGTTTTTGGCCAATTAAGCGATTGGAAATTAGCGCCCGAGTGTAAATTAACTTACGTACCGGAGGCGCAGCAGTACACCGGCAAAATGTTACTGAAACAAGGGTATTATAATTATTCCTTTGCTTTGCAAGCGGCTAATCAGCCCCAGAAAGTAAATGAGGTTTATTTTGAAGGTAGCCACTTTCAAACCCGTAATACCTACGATATCTTGGTTTACTACCGGCCGCCTGGTACGCGCACCGATTTACTCGTTGGTTACCAATGGCTCGAAACAAATGGGGAGCGTCGGTAAAATCCGGGTAAATCTATTTCGATATTTTACGTATATTCCAAAAATGTTTTTGCGTTAGTAAGATTCCGTTTACGTAGAACGGTTAACTGCTTTTTATACCTTTTAAGTTTGAATAAATGAATTTTAAAAAAATTGCTTTAACCGGGCTTTTGGCAGCAGCTTCGGCCACTACTTGGGTGCAAGCCGACACGGGGCACCAAGAACTTCATAAAAAATACCGCCGCCTATTTACCGTTGACTCCACCACTTTAAAAGCACCGGAAAACTGGTTTAACTTGGATTTTGCCAATGATAAAGTGCCGGGAATCAGCACCGAGAAAGCTTACGGATTATTACAAAACCGCACTCCCCGTACGGTAATAGTGGCCATTATTGATTCCGGAATTGATATTAAGCACGAAGATTTGCAGGGAATTATCTGGGTAAATGCCAAAGAAGTAGCCGGTAATGGTGTAGACGATGATAAGAATGGCTACGTAGACGATGTAAATGGTTGGAGCTTTTTAGGGGGTAAAAGCGGGGAAAACGTAAAAGATGATACCTATGAGTTAACGCGGCAATACGCGCGATTACGGCAGAAATTTGAAAATCCGAAATCCAAAAAAATAAAGCGGAAAGATCGCGCGGAATACGCGCAATACCAGAAGATCAAGGTTGATTACGAGAAGGAAGTAGCCGAAGCGAAAGCCCAGGCCGCTGATTTTGAAAAATTTTATGATACGTTTAAGCAAGCACAAGGGATCATTCAAAAACAATTAGGTAAAACGGAGTATACCCAACCGGAGGTAGAAGCCATTACTTCGCCGGACTTACGGGTGATGAAATCTAAAGCCTTATTGCAGTACGCTTATGAAAATAATTTAGTAGAAGAAATTAAGAAAGCGGCGGAGCACTTCGATTATGTATTAAAAGTAGGTTTAAACCCGGATTATGATCCACGGTCGATTGTGGGGGATGATTACAGCAACGTGAAAGATAAATTTTACGGGAACGGCGATGTAATTGGGCCGGATGCCGAACACGGAACCCACGTGGCGGGTATTGTGGGTGCTAACCGGAAAAACAACCTGGGGGTAAAAGGCATTGCTGATAACGTGAAAATTATGCCGATCCGGGCGGTG
Proteins encoded in this window:
- a CDS encoding S8 family serine peptidase, whose protein sequence is MNFKKIALTGLLAAASATTWVQADTGHQELHKKYRRLFTVDSTTLKAPENWFNLDFANDKVPGISTEKAYGLLQNRTPRTVIVAIIDSGIDIKHEDLQGIIWVNAKEVAGNGVDDDKNGYVDDVNGWSFLGGKSGENVKDDTYELTRQYARLRQKFENPKSKKIKRKDRAEYAQYQKIKVDYEKEVAEAKAQAADFEKFYDTFKQAQGIIQKQLGKTEYTQPEVEAITSPDLRVMKSKALLQYAYENNLVEEIKKAAEHFDYVLKVGLNPDYDPRSIVGDDYSNVKDKFYGNGDVIGPDAEHGTHVAGIVGANRKNNLGVKGIADNVKIMPIRAVPNGDERDKDIANAIYYAVDNGAQVINMSFGKKYSSDKEAVDAAMKYAESKGVLLVHAAGNDGEDLDQTPNYPTRKLKNGQTIANWLEIGASSWENSEKFVASFSNYGKQSVDVFAPGVDIYSLKPNQEYNENSGTSMASPVTTGVAALLFSYFPDLTAAQVRDIILKSSVKYATLEVAKPGTTKKTEANLVPFGTLSITGGEVNAYQAVKMAEQLTAQK